In Sebaldella termitidis ATCC 33386, one DNA window encodes the following:
- a CDS encoding valine--tRNA ligase, with protein sequence MSELSKSYSPKEIEEKWYKVWEENGYFSAQHNDEKPGYSIVIPPPNVTGILHMGHILNNSIQDTMIRWKRMSGFDALWMPGTDHAGIATQNKVEKWLMEEGTTKEEIGREKFLERTWEWKEKHGGIITKQLRRLGSSLDWKRERFTMDEGLSDAVKDVFIRLYNDDLIYKGEYIVNWCPKDKTALADDEIEHEEVTGKIWQIKYPVKDSDESLTIATTRPETMLGDTGVAVNPNDSRYKHLIGKSVILPLMNREIPIVADEYVDMEFGTGAVKMTPSHDPNDFEVAKRTNLPLLNVMEEDGSINENGGKYKGLDRFVARREVLKDLEELGLLVEVKEHHHSVGHCYRCGTVIEPRVSNQWFVRMQPLAKKALEVVRNGEITISPQRWIKVYYNWLENIRDWCISRQLWWGHRIPAYYSEDGTIFVAKSLEEAKQQAKEKYGKEVELREETDVLDTWFSSQLWPFSTMGWPEKTKDFEKFFPTDALVTAADIIFFWVSRMIMISEYLFDEIPFKYVYLNGIVRDEKGRKMSKTLGNSPDPLDLIDKYGADAIRFSLLYNTSQGQDIFFSEKLLEMGANFSNKVWNASKFVLQNLEDFDYKTSISDLEFKLEDRWILSKLQNAAKGVNNALDGYELDMAAKTAYEFFRGEFCDWYVEAAKTRVYGGDEQDKKTAQWVLRHILDNGLKLLHPFMPFITEELWQKVKLDGETIMLSDFPKYDEALLDKEAEEEFDYLKEVITAIRNIRGEVNVPPSKKIEVIFKTNNESERNVLEKNAKILDKLSNVEKYTIDNERKIPKLTGFRLADNTEIFVPLAGLIDTEKETAKLKKDIEKTETELKRVLGKLSNEKFLSKAPQDVVDKENGIKEELENKLAKLRENLELYKD encoded by the coding sequence ATGTCAGAATTGAGTAAAAGCTATTCACCTAAGGAAATAGAAGAAAAATGGTATAAGGTATGGGAAGAAAATGGATATTTCAGTGCCCAGCATAATGATGAAAAGCCGGGATATTCAATAGTAATACCGCCGCCAAATGTAACAGGGATTCTTCATATGGGGCATATACTGAATAATTCAATACAGGATACAATGATAAGATGGAAGAGAATGTCCGGATTCGATGCTTTGTGGATGCCGGGAACAGATCATGCCGGAATAGCAACACAAAATAAAGTGGAAAAATGGCTTATGGAAGAGGGTACTACAAAAGAAGAAATAGGAAGAGAAAAGTTTCTGGAAAGAACATGGGAATGGAAAGAAAAGCACGGAGGAATAATAACAAAGCAGCTGAGAAGGCTTGGCTCGTCACTTGACTGGAAAAGAGAAAGATTTACCATGGATGAGGGTCTTTCTGATGCTGTAAAGGATGTTTTCATAAGATTATATAATGATGATCTGATATATAAAGGCGAATATATAGTTAACTGGTGTCCGAAAGATAAAACGGCGCTTGCTGACGATGAGATAGAGCATGAAGAGGTAACAGGAAAAATATGGCAGATAAAATATCCTGTAAAAGACAGTGATGAATCTCTCACTATTGCTACTACAAGACCTGAAACTATGCTGGGGGATACAGGAGTTGCCGTAAATCCAAATGACAGCAGATATAAGCACCTGATTGGCAAAAGTGTGATACTTCCTCTTATGAACAGAGAGATACCAATAGTAGCAGATGAATATGTAGATATGGAATTCGGAACAGGTGCGGTAAAAATGACTCCGTCACATGATCCGAATGACTTTGAAGTAGCTAAAAGAACTAATCTTCCTTTGCTGAATGTAATGGAGGAAGACGGAAGCATAAATGAAAACGGCGGAAAATACAAAGGGCTGGACAGATTTGTTGCCAGAAGAGAGGTTCTTAAGGATCTGGAAGAGCTGGGACTTCTTGTGGAAGTAAAAGAACACCATCACTCAGTAGGACATTGTTACAGATGCGGTACTGTTATAGAGCCCAGAGTTTCTAACCAGTGGTTCGTAAGAATGCAGCCTCTCGCCAAAAAAGCACTTGAGGTGGTAAGAAACGGAGAAATAACAATATCACCGCAGAGATGGATAAAAGTATATTATAACTGGCTTGAAAATATAAGAGACTGGTGTATCTCAAGACAGCTTTGGTGGGGGCACAGAATTCCCGCGTATTATTCCGAGGACGGGACTATATTTGTAGCAAAATCACTTGAAGAAGCAAAACAGCAGGCTAAGGAAAAATATGGAAAAGAAGTGGAGCTTAGAGAGGAAACAGATGTACTTGATACATGGTTTTCATCACAGCTGTGGCCTTTTTCCACTATGGGCTGGCCTGAAAAAACAAAAGATTTTGAGAAGTTTTTCCCTACAGATGCACTGGTAACAGCTGCAGATATTATATTTTTCTGGGTATCAAGAATGATAATGATAAGTGAATACTTATTTGATGAAATCCCGTTTAAATATGTATACTTAAACGGAATAGTAAGGGATGAAAAAGGTAGAAAAATGAGTAAAACTTTGGGGAATTCGCCTGATCCGCTTGATCTTATAGACAAATACGGGGCAGATGCGATAAGATTCAGCCTTCTGTATAATACTTCACAGGGGCAGGATATCTTCTTCTCTGAAAAGCTTCTGGAAATGGGAGCAAATTTTTCTAATAAAGTATGGAATGCATCAAAATTTGTTCTTCAGAATCTGGAGGATTTTGATTATAAAACATCAATATCAGATCTTGAATTTAAACTGGAAGACAGATGGATACTGTCAAAATTACAGAATGCAGCAAAAGGTGTAAATAATGCACTTGATGGATATGAGCTTGATATGGCTGCAAAAACAGCCTATGAATTTTTCAGGGGTGAATTCTGTGACTGGTATGTGGAAGCTGCAAAAACAAGAGTATACGGCGGAGATGAACAGGATAAGAAAACTGCACAGTGGGTGCTTAGACATATACTTGATAACGGATTAAAGCTGCTTCATCCTTTTATGCCGTTTATAACAGAGGAATTATGGCAGAAAGTAAAACTTGACGGTGAAACAATAATGCTTTCAGATTTTCCTAAGTATGACGAAGCTCTTCTGGATAAGGAAGCAGAAGAGGAATTCGACTATCTGAAGGAAGTAATTACAGCTATCAGAAATATCAGAGGTGAGGTAAATGTACCGCCTTCAAAGAAAATAGAAGTTATATTTAAAACAAATAATGAGAGTGAAAGAAATGTTCTTGAGAAAAATGCAAAAATACTTGATAAGCTCTCTAATGTAGAAAAATATACTATAGACAATGAAAGAAAAATACCAAAACTCACAGGATTCAGACTTGCAGATAATACTGAGATATTTGTACCGCTTGCAGGTCTCATAGATACTGAAAAAGAAACTGCAAAACTGAAAAAGGATATAGAAAAGACAGAAACGGAATTAAAAAGAGTCCTTGGCAAACTTTCCAATGAAAAATTCCTCAGCAAAGCACCTCAGGATGTAGTGGATAAGGAAAATGGAATCAAGGAAGAGCTGGAAAATAAGCTTGCCAAGCTTAGGGAAAATCTGGAGTTATATAAAGACTAG
- a CDS encoding NfeD family protein: MSSTFWVIVAGVFLVLELVIPGLVTVWFGLAGIVMIFLAPLIRDVNVEFYVFAAISFVLLLLTRPIAKKYLYKNRKDDISFGNRTVGRETKISKILDEGIYEVALDDKMWRAISTDNLEVNEKVIITGITGNRLILEKKINKK; encoded by the coding sequence ATGAGTTCAACATTTTGGGTTATAGTTGCCGGAGTATTTCTGGTACTGGAACTGGTAATTCCGGGTTTGGTAACAGTGTGGTTCGGACTTGCCGGAATAGTTATGATTTTTTTAGCACCTTTGATAAGGGATGTGAATGTGGAGTTTTATGTATTTGCCGCAATCTCATTCGTATTGCTTCTTCTTACAAGACCTATAGCGAAGAAATATCTTTATAAAAACAGAAAAGATGATATAAGCTTTGGCAACAGGACTGTGGGAAGGGAAACAAAAATATCAAAAATACTTGATGAAGGTATATATGAAGTAGCTCTTGATGATAAAATGTGGAGAGCAATTTCCACAGATAATCTTGAGGTTAATGAAAAAGTAATAATAACAGGGATAACAGGAAACAGGCTGATACTGGAAAAAAAGATAAATAAAAAATAG
- a CDS encoding SPFH domain-containing protein, whose translation MDLLIIIVFLVLFTSLFFSVIKTVPGKMEYIVERLGRYHRTLYSGNNLILPFIDRIVKKVRKNEMVLDFPPHFAVTKDKAEVKAGFVIYFQVIDSLKYVYIVENPIQTLEDLCIVMFKDVISKKKLQELEVSRDIVNEGLRNEFNEKADFLGIKINKAELKKVVVIYENIT comes from the coding sequence TTGGATTTACTTATAATAATAGTTTTTTTAGTTCTTTTTACAAGTCTTTTTTTCTCTGTTATAAAAACAGTACCAGGAAAAATGGAATATATAGTTGAAAGATTAGGACGGTATCACAGAACTTTATATTCAGGTAATAATTTAATATTGCCGTTCATTGACAGAATAGTGAAGAAAGTCCGGAAAAATGAAATGGTACTTGATTTTCCGCCGCATTTTGCTGTTACTAAAGACAAAGCGGAAGTTAAAGCCGGGTTTGTGATTTATTTTCAGGTAATCGATTCATTGAAATATGTGTATATTGTTGAAAATCCTATACAAACACTAGAAGATCTGTGTATTGTCATGTTTAAGGATGTAATATCAAAAAAGAAGCTTCAAGAGTTAGAAGTTTCAAGAGATATTGTAAATGAAGGTTTGAGAAATGAATTCAATGAAAAGGCTGATTTTTTAGGAATAAAGATAAATAAGGCTGAATTAAAAAAGGTGGTAGTTATTTACGAAAACATAACTTAA